Proteins from a genomic interval of Nocardia sp. BMG51109:
- a CDS encoding shikimate dehydrogenase: MLGSPVSHSRSPQLHLAAYRALGLDWSYERIDCTAEQLPGLVDGLGQEWVGLSVTMPGKVAALEYAAERTERAVLAGSANTLVHTADGWRADCTDVDGVRGALRGAGVEKAARAVVVGAGGTARPALLGLADLGVREVTVVARDPGRASGALELADRLRLSPRFAGFDATAVRDACAEADVAVSTVPADGAALVADAVAVTPVVLDAIYNPWPTPLAEAVLRAGHTVIGGLQMLLNQAYGQVEQFTGRPAPRAAMAAALEG, from the coding sequence GTGCTCGGTAGTCCGGTCTCGCATTCGCGCTCACCGCAACTGCATCTGGCCGCCTACCGGGCGCTCGGGCTGGACTGGAGTTACGAGCGCATCGACTGCACGGCCGAACAACTGCCCGGACTGGTCGACGGCCTGGGCCAGGAATGGGTCGGGTTGTCGGTCACGATGCCCGGCAAGGTCGCGGCGCTGGAGTACGCGGCCGAGCGCACCGAGCGGGCCGTGCTGGCCGGTTCGGCGAACACGCTGGTGCACACCGCGGACGGCTGGCGCGCGGACTGCACCGATGTCGACGGTGTGCGGGGGGCGCTGCGGGGCGCCGGTGTCGAGAAGGCCGCGCGCGCGGTCGTCGTGGGCGCCGGGGGAACGGCGCGGCCGGCCCTGCTGGGGCTGGCCGACCTGGGCGTCCGGGAGGTGACCGTGGTCGCGCGCGATCCCGGTCGCGCGAGCGGCGCCCTGGAACTGGCCGACCGTCTGCGCCTGTCGCCGCGTTTCGCCGGCTTCGACGCCACCGCCGTGCGGGACGCGTGTGCGGAGGCCGATGTCGCGGTGAGCACGGTGCCCGCCGACGGCGCCGCTCTCGTGGCGGACGCGGTCGCGGTGACGCCGGTGGTCCTGGACGCGATCTACAACCCGTGGCCGACGCCGTTGGCGGAGGCGGTGCTGCGGGCCGGGCATACGGTGATCGGCGGCCTCCAGATGCTGCTGAACCAGGCCTACGGGCAGGTGGAACAGTTCACCGGGCGGCCCGCCCCGCGCGCGGCCATGGCGGCGGCGCTGGAGGGCTGA
- a CDS encoding Xaa-Pro peptidase family protein, protein MSADHGVRRPDHAARRAALRNLLVENGVDALLVTDLVNIRYLTGFTGSNAALLVYSWDGAEDRTVVCTDGRYATQVGEQVPDLRAEIARACARRIIELAGEWQTGRVGFESHVMTVDQYHSLVDQGTGLELVSTRGLVEQLRTVKDDYEVDRLRAACAAADAALASLLDRGAIRPGRTERQVARELEWLMSEHGAAGVAFETIVAAGPNSAVPHHRPTDAVLAAGDFVKFDFGALVDGYHSDMTRTLVLGEPDDWQREIYDLVRGAQRAGREALKPGAGCAEVDVAARGVIEAAGHGDRFVHGLGHGVGLQIHEAPGIAKTGTGTLLPGMTVTVEPGVYFPGRGGVRIEDTLVVREGDPELLTLTTKDLIVVD, encoded by the coding sequence ATGTCTGCTGATCACGGCGTGCGACGCCCCGACCATGCGGCCCGCCGTGCCGCGCTGCGGAACCTGTTGGTGGAGAACGGGGTCGACGCCCTGCTGGTGACCGATCTGGTCAACATCCGGTACCTGACGGGGTTCACCGGATCCAATGCGGCGTTGCTGGTCTACTCCTGGGACGGCGCCGAGGATCGCACCGTGGTCTGCACCGACGGCCGCTACGCCACGCAGGTCGGCGAGCAGGTGCCCGACCTGCGGGCGGAGATCGCCCGCGCCTGCGCGCGGCGGATCATCGAGCTGGCGGGGGAGTGGCAGACCGGCCGGGTCGGCTTCGAAAGCCACGTCATGACGGTCGATCAGTACCACAGCCTGGTCGACCAGGGCACCGGGCTGGAGCTGGTGTCCACCCGCGGCCTGGTCGAGCAGCTACGCACGGTGAAGGACGACTACGAGGTCGACCGGTTGCGGGCGGCGTGCGCGGCCGCCGACGCGGCGCTGGCGAGCCTGCTCGATCGCGGAGCCATCCGGCCGGGCCGTACCGAGAGACAGGTGGCGCGCGAGCTGGAATGGCTGATGTCCGAGCACGGCGCCGCCGGCGTGGCCTTCGAGACGATCGTCGCCGCCGGCCCGAATTCGGCGGTGCCGCACCATCGGCCGACCGACGCGGTGCTGGCGGCCGGCGATTTCGTGAAGTTCGACTTCGGCGCCCTGGTCGACGGCTATCACTCGGATATGACCCGCACCCTGGTGCTCGGCGAGCCCGACGACTGGCAGCGCGAGATCTACGACCTGGTCCGCGGCGCGCAGCGGGCCGGACGGGAGGCGCTGAAACCGGGCGCGGGATGCGCGGAGGTGGATGTCGCCGCCCGCGGGGTGATCGAGGCGGCCGGCCACGGCGACCGGTTCGTGCACGGGCTCGGGCACGGTGTCGGCCTGCAGATCCACGAAGCACCCGGAATCGCCAAAACCGGCACGGGTACACTGCTGCCTGGCATGACGGTGACCGTCGAGCCAGGTGTGTACTTCCCCGGCCGCGGCGGTGTCCGGATCGAGGATACGCTCGTGGTTCGCGAGGGGGATCCCGAGTTGCTCACCCTGACCACCAAAGACCTGATCGTGGTCGACTGA
- the aroB gene encoding 3-dehydroquinate synthase — MTEPTRIEVRTADPYPVVIGRGLLGDLVEQVARPGVRTVAIFHQPPLAETAEAVRKALTDADPGSSGDPIDAHRIEIPDAEAGKDLPVAGFCWEVLGRIGLTRRDVVISLGGGAATDLSGFVAATWMRGVKIVHVPTTLLAMVDAAVGGKTGINTEAGKNLVGSFHEPAAVLVDLATLETVPHNEIVAGMAEIIKAGFIADPVILDLVERDPQAALDPTGDVLPELVRRAIQVKADVVAADLKESSLREILNYGHTLGHAIERRERYRWRHGAAVSVGLVFAAELGRLAGRLDDATADRHRSILAALGLPTSYDADALPQLLESMQTDKKTRSGVLRFVVLDGLAKPGRLEGPDPSLLAAAYAAVARDEKTNDGAVLL, encoded by the coding sequence ATGACCGAGCCGACCCGCATCGAGGTCCGCACCGCCGATCCGTATCCGGTCGTCATCGGGCGCGGGCTGCTGGGCGATCTGGTCGAGCAGGTGGCCCGGCCCGGTGTGCGCACCGTCGCCATCTTCCATCAACCGCCGCTGGCCGAGACCGCGGAGGCGGTGCGCAAGGCACTGACCGACGCCGATCCGGGCAGCTCCGGCGACCCGATCGACGCGCACCGCATCGAGATTCCCGATGCCGAGGCCGGTAAGGACCTGCCGGTGGCCGGATTCTGCTGGGAGGTGCTCGGCCGCATCGGCCTGACCCGGCGCGACGTCGTGATCAGCCTCGGCGGCGGCGCCGCGACCGACCTGTCGGGTTTCGTGGCCGCCACCTGGATGCGCGGGGTGAAGATCGTGCACGTGCCGACCACCCTGCTGGCGATGGTCGACGCGGCCGTCGGCGGCAAGACCGGCATCAACACCGAGGCCGGCAAGAATCTGGTCGGCAGCTTCCACGAACCCGCCGCGGTGCTGGTGGACCTGGCGACGCTGGAAACGGTGCCGCACAACGAGATCGTGGCGGGCATGGCCGAGATCATCAAGGCCGGTTTCATCGCCGACCCGGTGATCCTGGACCTCGTCGAGCGTGATCCGCAGGCCGCGCTCGACCCGACCGGCGATGTGCTGCCGGAACTGGTGCGCCGCGCGATCCAGGTCAAGGCCGATGTGGTGGCGGCCGACCTGAAGGAGTCGAGCCTGCGCGAGATCCTCAACTACGGCCACACCCTCGGCCACGCCATCGAACGACGCGAGCGCTACCGCTGGCGGCACGGCGCCGCGGTCTCGGTGGGCCTGGTGTTCGCCGCGGAGCTGGGACGGCTGGCCGGACGGCTGGACGACGCCACCGCCGACCGTCACCGCAGCATTCTGGCCGCTCTCGGCCTGCCCACCAGCTACGACGCCGACGCCCTGCCGCAACTGCTCGAATCCATGCAGACCGATAAGAAGACCCGCTCCGGCGTACTGCGCTTCGTGGTCCTGGACGGCCTGGCCAAGCCGGGCCGGCTCGAGGGGCCGGATCCGAGCCTGCTCGCCGCCGCCTATGCCGCCGTGGCCCGGGACGAGAAGACGAACGACGGCGCCGTTCTGCTCTAG
- a CDS encoding DUF4334 domain-containing protein encodes MAGVETPTARLRQLRDGGCTPRQAWELFDSLPAVRVDEITTGRWRGDELDTGHPWAGALIESGWQGKQFDDPEAVQPLLFAGPDGVVFPVDPRRVPLALTGRVPAAGMRLARKLLPVLRPALRARAPRARLRNLEYRGTVSAAMIYDHLPIIDVFRLVDDETLLSVMDLRGMADPYFFILRRERS; translated from the coding sequence ATGGCGGGTGTGGAGACGCCGACGGCGCGACTGCGTCAGCTGCGGGACGGTGGCTGCACGCCGCGGCAGGCGTGGGAGCTGTTCGACAGTCTGCCCGCGGTTCGCGTCGATGAGATCACCACCGGCCGCTGGCGCGGTGACGAGCTGGACACCGGGCACCCGTGGGCCGGTGCCCTGATCGAATCGGGTTGGCAGGGAAAGCAGTTCGACGATCCCGAGGCGGTGCAGCCGCTGCTGTTCGCGGGCCCGGACGGCGTCGTGTTCCCGGTCGATCCGCGCCGGGTGCCGCTGGCGCTGACGGGCCGTGTCCCCGCGGCGGGCATGCGGTTGGCTCGCAAGCTGCTGCCGGTGCTGCGTCCGGCCCTGCGCGCGCGGGCGCCGCGGGCCCGGCTGCGCAACCTGGAGTATCGCGGCACAGTCAGCGCCGCAATGATTTACGACCACCTGCCGATCATCGACGTATTCCGCCTGGTGGACGACGAGACGCTGCTGAGCGTGATGGACCTGCGCGGTATGGCCGATCCGTACTTCTTCATCCTGCGCCGCGAACGGTCCTGA
- the efp gene encoding elongation factor P, which produces MADTSDFKNGLVLKIDGNLQQIVEFQHVKPGKGPAFVRTKLKNVVSGKVVDKTWNAGVKVEVANVDRRDMTYLYNDGSDFIFMDGDTFDQIQIGPQILGTSARFLLENMPVQVAMHDGEVLYVELPVTVELQVTHTEPGLQGDRSSAGTKPATVETGAEVQVPLFINEGDKLKIDTRDGGYLGRVNA; this is translated from the coding sequence GTGGCGGACACCAGCGACTTCAAGAACGGCCTCGTGCTGAAAATCGACGGCAACCTGCAGCAGATCGTCGAGTTTCAGCATGTCAAGCCGGGCAAGGGGCCGGCGTTCGTGCGGACGAAGCTGAAGAACGTCGTCTCCGGCAAGGTGGTCGACAAGACCTGGAACGCCGGCGTGAAGGTGGAGGTCGCCAACGTCGACCGCCGCGACATGACCTACCTGTACAACGACGGGTCGGATTTCATCTTCATGGACGGCGACACCTTCGACCAGATCCAGATCGGCCCGCAGATCCTCGGCACCAGCGCGCGGTTCCTGCTGGAGAACATGCCCGTCCAGGTGGCCATGCACGACGGCGAGGTGCTGTACGTGGAGCTGCCGGTCACCGTCGAGCTCCAGGTCACCCACACCGAGCCGGGCCTGCAGGGCGACCGGTCCAGCGCGGGCACCAAGCCGGCCACCGTGGAGACCGGTGCCGAGGTGCAGGTGCCGCTGTTCATCAACGAAGGCGACAAGCTGAAGATCGATACCCGCGACGGCGGTTACCTCGGCCGAGTGAACGCCTAA
- a CDS encoding serpin family protein, which produces MQTSLLPHVAAANDLTRRWCAAAGAGDFVLSGCGVWPLLAVLAGAANEPARSELAAAVGLPAGHSQDSGLRLLAEIAGAQTVAGALGVWVREDLELRDEWVRSLPAGVVEKLTGQAAVDTWADRNTGGLIDRFPLTFRPDTLVILATAIVARTAWLQPFDDDVLEPEAGPWRGHRGPGLSRFSRELGDAALLAGTEPVTRVVVRGIGDLDVHLLLGDGAPADVLGAGLGALDGSVGTNTHLPIGTEGPGLAVRETRSVADTLRIQVPPFTIRSRHDLLARADLFGLRSASDGSRDRFPAISPTALCIAEAVQDALARFTREGFEAAAVTAVAMTRAGMPPRPRRVTEIAVGFDRPFGFLAVHRPTGLVIVAGWVSEPPR; this is translated from the coding sequence GTGCAGACCAGTCTCCTGCCGCATGTGGCCGCCGCCAACGACCTGACTCGGCGGTGGTGCGCTGCGGCGGGCGCCGGCGATTTCGTGCTCTCGGGGTGCGGCGTATGGCCGTTGCTGGCCGTGCTCGCCGGTGCGGCGAACGAACCGGCCCGCTCGGAACTGGCTGCGGCAGTGGGGCTTCCGGCCGGGCACTCGCAGGATTCGGGTCTTCGGCTGCTGGCGGAGATCGCCGGCGCTCAGACCGTGGCCGGGGCGCTCGGTGTCTGGGTTCGTGAGGACCTCGAGCTACGCGACGAGTGGGTGCGGTCGCTGCCCGCCGGTGTCGTCGAGAAGCTCACGGGGCAGGCGGCGGTGGATACCTGGGCCGACCGGAACACCGGCGGGCTGATCGACCGCTTTCCGCTGACGTTCCGCCCCGACACGCTTGTCATCCTGGCCACCGCGATCGTCGCCCGGACCGCCTGGCTACAGCCGTTCGACGACGACGTGCTCGAACCCGAAGCCGGCCCGTGGCGTGGGCACCGCGGGCCCGGACTGTCCCGGTTCTCGCGCGAACTCGGCGATGCCGCGCTGCTGGCGGGCACGGAACCGGTGACCCGCGTGGTGGTGCGCGGAATCGGCGACCTCGATGTTCACCTGCTGCTGGGCGACGGTGCTCCCGCGGACGTTCTCGGCGCCGGACTCGGCGCTCTCGACGGCTCGGTCGGCACGAACACTCATCTCCCGATCGGCACCGAGGGCCCGGGCCTGGCGGTTCGGGAAACCCGGTCGGTGGCGGATACGCTGCGAATTCAGGTGCCGCCGTTCACGATCCGATCCCGCCACGATCTGCTCGCCCGGGCCGACCTGTTCGGGCTGCGGTCGGCGTCCGACGGCAGCCGCGATCGGTTCCCGGCGATCTCCCCCACGGCACTGTGCATCGCCGAGGCCGTTCAGGACGCGCTGGCTCGCTTCACCCGCGAGGGCTTCGAGGCCGCCGCGGTGACCGCCGTCGCCATGACCCGCGCCGGCATGCCACCGCGCCCGCGCCGGGTCACCGAGATCGCGGTGGGGTTCGACCGGCCGTTCGGCTTCCTCGCCGTCCACCGGCCGACCGGCCTGGTGATCGTCGCGGGGTGGGTCTCCGAGCCACCCCGGTAG
- the ruvX gene encoding Holliday junction resolvase RuvX codes for MDISSDDEAGPAPAGTTAEQPNIATDPGRGRRVAVDVGTVRIGVAACDPDGILATPVETVQRAGSARGKRAGGKGEEADLARIADIVREYEAVEVIVGLPRTLRGENGASAELAIAFARRLRSVIPGVPIRLSDERLTTVSAARALRDSGVRARGQRRMIDQAAAVSILQGWLDERSAVLRSAREQAAGWSDE; via the coding sequence ATGGACATCTCCTCCGATGACGAGGCCGGACCCGCACCGGCGGGAACGACGGCCGAACAGCCGAACATCGCGACGGATCCGGGGCGCGGCCGCCGGGTCGCGGTCGACGTCGGAACCGTGCGGATCGGCGTCGCGGCGTGCGATCCCGACGGCATCCTGGCGACTCCGGTCGAGACGGTGCAGCGAGCGGGTTCGGCGCGAGGCAAGCGTGCGGGCGGGAAGGGTGAGGAGGCCGATCTCGCCCGGATTGCCGACATTGTGCGGGAGTACGAGGCCGTCGAGGTGATCGTCGGCCTCCCTCGCACGCTGCGCGGGGAGAACGGTGCGTCCGCCGAACTGGCGATCGCCTTCGCCCGTCGTTTGCGATCGGTGATTCCCGGAGTGCCGATACGACTTTCCGACGAACGTTTGACTACGGTGTCAGCTGCACGTGCATTGCGCGACAGCGGAGTTCGTGCACGTGGCCAGCGACGGATGATCGATCAGGCGGCGGCCGTATCGATCCTGCAGGGATGGTTGGACGAACGGAGTGCGGTGTTGAGGTCGGCCCGGGAGCAGGCGGCAGGGTGGTCGGATGAATGA
- a CDS encoding A24 family peptidase, whose protein sequence is MTIIAFAILAAWCAALSAVDLRERRLPNPLTGIGALGVLGYALTTGRLTAAVTGALLLAVPYLIIHLVTPAACGAGDVKLAVGLGAASACAGGRTWVCAALAAPLLTALAGAFLFARRRIRASPRNHAVPHGPSMCVATLLALLLA, encoded by the coding sequence GTGACAATCATCGCGTTCGCAATCCTCGCGGCCTGGTGCGCCGCGCTCAGCGCCGTCGACCTGCGCGAACGGCGCCTGCCGAACCCGCTCACGGGAATCGGCGCCCTGGGCGTCCTCGGCTACGCGCTGACTACCGGCCGGCTGACCGCGGCCGTGACGGGCGCACTGCTGCTGGCGGTGCCGTACCTGATCATTCACCTCGTCACGCCCGCGGCCTGCGGAGCCGGTGACGTGAAGCTGGCCGTGGGTCTGGGCGCCGCCTCGGCGTGCGCCGGAGGCCGGACATGGGTCTGCGCCGCGCTGGCGGCGCCACTGCTGACCGCGCTCGCGGGCGCATTCCTGTTCGCCCGGCGCCGCATTCGCGCCTCGCCCCGCAACCACGCGGTGCCGCACGGCCCGTCGATGTGCGTGGCAACCTTGCTCGCACTGTTACTCGCATAA
- a CDS encoding endolytic transglycosylase MltG has translation MNDRWARAEERLRQSAEERRYRRPDRGWGGADNRAMGGRGARRPEPVDDWDDYDDDTTVIPRYTDENADLVPPPPPPPQRRGQPARNRAARGQPRGQAARERSARDQSDRGQTTREQPAARRQSARGEGARGRSARGQSARSQSARGSSGRGQSGRSRRSRVASRKAAERKRRRRNLLVLGGIFVVLFVAAGGYAGYKLVGKFGGPEDYAGPPGEPVVVRVKDGDTAEQIAQTMFDKGVVASTGAFYEAAIRNSKMNGVQPGYYSLPTHSKGAEAVTALMGKDARVGNVVISEGKRLHDSTDVNTGARNDGIYRKVAEASCLGTGTARKCLTYEQLEAAGASPDLAALGVPAWAMDAVRQVPDRSRQLEGLIAAGTWDFDPSGTPEQILAQLVGQSTKGYESTGLLQSGAATGGLNPYQTLVAASLVEREALPNDMAKVARVIVNRLAADKPLQLDSTVNYTLDKTEVATTDSDRANPTPWNTYAMSGLPATPISSPSMEALRAMETPAPGSWLYFVTVDKEGTTMFTESYSEHLRNIEHARQSGILDSGR, from the coding sequence ATGAATGACCGCTGGGCGCGCGCCGAGGAACGCCTTCGGCAGAGCGCCGAGGAGCGGCGATACCGGCGTCCCGACCGCGGGTGGGGCGGTGCCGACAACCGGGCGATGGGCGGTCGCGGCGCCCGTCGCCCCGAGCCGGTCGACGACTGGGACGACTACGACGACGACACCACCGTGATCCCGCGGTACACCGACGAGAACGCCGACCTGGTACCGCCCCCGCCCCCGCCTCCGCAGCGACGCGGCCAGCCCGCCCGGAACCGGGCCGCTCGGGGCCAGCCGCGCGGACAGGCCGCGCGTGAACGGTCGGCGCGGGACCAGTCCGACCGCGGCCAGACGACCCGGGAGCAGCCGGCGGCCCGCAGGCAGTCGGCGCGCGGCGAGGGGGCGCGCGGTCGATCGGCGCGCGGTCAGTCCGCGCGCAGCCAGTCGGCGCGCGGCTCGTCCGGGCGCGGCCAGTCGGGGCGAAGCCGGCGCTCGCGGGTCGCCTCGCGGAAGGCGGCCGAACGCAAGCGCCGCCGCCGAAATCTGCTGGTACTCGGCGGCATCTTCGTCGTGCTGTTCGTGGCGGCCGGCGGCTATGCCGGCTACAAGCTGGTCGGAAAGTTCGGCGGCCCGGAGGATTACGCCGGGCCGCCCGGAGAGCCGGTCGTGGTCCGGGTGAAGGACGGCGACACCGCCGAGCAGATCGCCCAGACCATGTTCGACAAGGGCGTCGTCGCCAGCACGGGCGCGTTCTACGAGGCGGCGATCCGCAATTCGAAGATGAACGGAGTCCAGCCCGGCTACTACTCTCTGCCCACGCACAGCAAGGGCGCCGAGGCGGTGACGGCCCTGATGGGCAAGGACGCCCGGGTCGGCAACGTGGTGATCTCGGAGGGCAAGCGCCTGCACGATTCGACCGACGTGAACACCGGCGCCCGCAACGACGGCATCTATCGCAAGGTCGCCGAGGCCAGCTGCCTGGGGACCGGAACCGCCCGGAAATGTCTCACCTACGAGCAACTCGAAGCGGCCGGCGCGAGCCCCGACCTGGCGGCGCTGGGTGTGCCGGCGTGGGCCATGGACGCCGTACGTCAGGTGCCCGACCGCAGCCGTCAGCTCGAGGGCCTGATCGCCGCCGGCACTTGGGATTTCGATCCGAGCGGCACGCCGGAGCAGATCCTGGCCCAGCTGGTCGGCCAGAGTACGAAGGGCTACGAGTCGACCGGTCTGCTGCAATCGGGTGCGGCCACCGGAGGTCTGAATCCGTACCAGACGTTGGTCGCGGCCTCGCTGGTGGAGCGCGAGGCGCTGCCGAACGACATGGCGAAGGTGGCGCGGGTGATCGTGAACCGGCTGGCCGCCGACAAGCCGCTGCAGCTGGATTCGACGGTCAACTACACCCTCGACAAGACCGAGGTCGCCACCACCGACTCCGACCGTGCCAATCCGACGCCGTGGAACACCTACGCCATGTCGGGGCTGCCCGCGACCCCGATCTCGTCGCCGTCCATGGAGGCCCTGCGCGCCATGGAAACTCCGGCGCCGGGTTCCTGGCTGTACTTCGTGACCGTCGACAAGGAGGGCACGACGATGTTCACCGAAAGCTACAGCGAACATCTGCGCAATATAGAGCATGCTCGTCAGAGCGGAATCCTCGACAGTGGACGGTAG
- the aroC gene encoding chorismate synthase has translation MLRWITAGESHGPALVSILEGMVAGVEVTSADVAAQLARRRLGYGRGARMKFEADKVTVIGGVRHGRTMGGPVAIEIANSEWPKWTQVMAADPVDEAELAELARNAPLTRPRPGHADYSGMLKYGFDDARPVLERASARETAARVAAGTVARHFLRQALGAEVVSHVVSIGTARATAGLVPTGADLAAVDESPVRAFDKEAEAAMIAEIEAAKKDGDTLGGVVEVVVAGLPVGLGSFISGENRLDARLAAALMGVQAIKGVEVGDGFETARRRGSQAHDEMRPGPDGVLRSTNRAGGLEGGMTNGEPLRVRAAMKPISTVPRALSTVDMSTGDEAVAIHQRSDVCAVPAAGVVAEAMVALVVAQAALEKFGGDSLPETVDNITSYLKRIAARPHLPGSVGS, from the coding sequence GTGTTGCGCTGGATTACCGCAGGTGAGTCTCATGGTCCCGCCCTCGTCTCGATCCTCGAGGGGATGGTGGCCGGGGTCGAGGTGACCTCTGCCGATGTCGCCGCACAGCTGGCGCGCCGCCGCCTCGGCTACGGGCGCGGTGCGCGGATGAAGTTCGAGGCCGACAAGGTCACCGTGATCGGCGGCGTGCGGCACGGCCGCACCATGGGCGGTCCGGTCGCGATCGAGATCGCGAACTCGGAATGGCCCAAGTGGACGCAGGTCATGGCCGCCGACCCGGTCGACGAGGCCGAACTCGCGGAACTCGCGCGCAATGCCCCGCTGACCCGGCCGCGGCCCGGTCACGCCGACTACTCGGGGATGCTGAAGTACGGCTTCGACGATGCCCGCCCCGTGCTCGAACGTGCCAGTGCCCGCGAGACCGCGGCGCGCGTCGCCGCCGGCACCGTGGCGCGCCATTTCCTGCGGCAGGCGCTCGGCGCCGAGGTCGTCTCGCACGTGGTATCGATCGGAACCGCCCGCGCCACAGCGGGTCTGGTACCGACGGGTGCCGACCTGGCCGCCGTCGACGAGAGCCCGGTCCGCGCCTTCGACAAGGAGGCGGAGGCGGCGATGATCGCCGAGATCGAGGCCGCGAAGAAGGACGGCGACACCCTCGGCGGCGTCGTCGAGGTCGTGGTGGCGGGCCTGCCGGTGGGCCTGGGCTCGTTCATCAGCGGCGAGAATCGCCTGGACGCACGGCTCGCCGCCGCGCTCATGGGCGTGCAGGCCATCAAGGGCGTCGAGGTCGGCGACGGATTCGAGACCGCGCGCCGGCGCGGCAGCCAGGCGCACGACGAGATGCGGCCCGGCCCGGACGGCGTGCTGCGGTCCACCAACCGCGCGGGCGGCCTGGAGGGCGGCATGACCAACGGTGAGCCGCTGCGGGTGCGCGCGGCCATGAAGCCGATCTCGACGGTGCCGCGCGCGCTGTCCACCGTGGACATGTCCACCGGCGACGAGGCCGTCGCCATCCACCAGCGTTCGGACGTGTGCGCGGTCCCGGCGGCCGGCGTGGTCGCCGAGGCGATGGTGGCGCTGGTCGTCGCGCAGGCGGCGCTGGAGAAGTTCGGCGGCGATTCGCTGCCCGAGACGGTCGACAACATCACCAGCTACCTGAAGCGGATCGCCGCGCGCCCGCACCTGCCGGGATCCGTCGGGTCATGA
- the nusB gene encoding transcription antitermination factor NusB, whose protein sequence is MADQPGGRKPSHKKLGARHKARRRAVDLLFEAEARDIDPAELLDEREQLSTGDEQVAPVNPYTRVLVEGVADDLDRVDGTIESYLQDWTLSRLPAVDRAILRVAVWELLHAADVPPVVAVDEAVELAKELSTDDSPSFVNGVLGQVVLVAPQVRAAAAATRPTPPADDEA, encoded by the coding sequence GTGGCCGATCAGCCCGGGGGCAGGAAGCCCTCGCACAAGAAACTGGGCGCGCGGCACAAGGCCCGCCGACGCGCGGTGGACCTGCTGTTCGAAGCCGAGGCCCGCGACATCGACCCGGCGGAACTGCTCGACGAGCGCGAGCAGCTCTCCACCGGCGATGAGCAGGTGGCACCGGTGAACCCGTATACCCGCGTACTGGTCGAGGGCGTCGCCGACGACCTCGACCGGGTGGACGGCACCATCGAGTCCTACCTGCAGGACTGGACGCTGTCGCGGCTCCCGGCCGTGGACCGCGCCATCCTCCGGGTGGCGGTGTGGGAGCTGTTGCACGCCGCCGACGTGCCGCCGGTGGTGGCCGTCGACGAGGCGGTGGAACTCGCGAAGGAGCTGTCCACCGACGATTCGCCGAGTTTCGTCAACGGTGTGCTGGGCCAGGTGGTTCTGGTCGCCCCGCAGGTGCGCGCCGCCGCCGCGGCCACCCGCCCCACCCCTCCTGCCGACGACGAGGCGTAA
- a CDS encoding B-4DMT family transporter, with translation MTAWVLRATVLGALTVGLRILLGFGMVYWPTQGAWMRILCLIVLIGAVAAWGLLDGRGDRRANPDPERGGADLTMIWLKAAVVGGLGAGLAAWLVDFVPKFELGDNGLLFELTAGASFIILLLFVPAMVGVALGRFLVGRESKKAQPAPPPTAAASAL, from the coding sequence ATGACTGCGTGGGTGTTGCGTGCCACCGTTCTCGGGGCGCTGACCGTCGGCCTCCGGATCCTGCTGGGCTTCGGGATGGTCTACTGGCCGACACAGGGCGCATGGATGCGGATCCTGTGCCTGATCGTGCTGATCGGGGCCGTGGCCGCATGGGGGCTGCTCGACGGCCGCGGCGACCGCCGCGCCAATCCCGATCCCGAGCGCGGCGGCGCCGATCTCACGATGATCTGGCTGAAGGCCGCCGTCGTCGGTGGCCTGGGCGCCGGGCTGGCCGCGTGGCTGGTGGATTTCGTGCCCAAGTTCGAACTGGGCGACAACGGCCTGCTCTTCGAGCTCACCGCCGGCGCCTCGTTCATCATCCTGCTGCTCTTCGTGCCGGCGATGGTCGGTGTCGCCCTGGGCCGGTTCCTGGTCGGCCGCGAGTCGAAGAAGGCCCAGCCCGCACCGCCGCCGACGGCGGCCGCCTCGGCGCTCTAG